The genomic segment TATTGCAATCCAACGTCATATTATCCTACTTTCGTCAATATTGGCAATGTGAGCTTTGGTAAATTTTCTAATGGTGCAGATACCTTGCCCGATGAATATAATCCCAATGTAAATTCCGGTTATCATGATTATGCCAATATAGGATATATTCCTTTAATAAGAGGCGATACATTTCCATTTGCGGTAACGCAAATTAGCAGCACCCTATTTTATTCATGTGATATAACTGCCTGGATTGATTATAATCAAAATGGAGAATTCGAAGCCTCTGAATCTATATACAGTGGAAGTACGACTAGCGGTTTATATGGAAATACAGTCCGCAAAAATATAACCATACCTGCTTCTGTAAAAACTGGAATTACAGGTATGCGAGTAAAAATTGAATACTTCTCTTCATCAACCGGCGTATGCGATACAGCTTATTATGGCGAAGCCGAAGACTATAATGTATATATATATGACCAGAAAAAAATAGATGCATATATATATAATATTGAAAGCCCCTTAGTAAAATCGTGCTACTCAAATGCTGAGCCTGTAAAAGTAGCAATCTATAATTCGGGAACTGATACCCTCAAATTCGCTAACAACAATATGCAGGTCCATTTAGATATGAGCAACCTCAACAATGCCAGTCTGGATACGGTAATCAAAACAGGTTATTTGGCTCCTGCCTCGTCCATGCATGTTGGTTTCAGTAGCACCCTGGATATGAGTAAATATTCAGGCAGCTATGATATAAAGGCAACTATAAAAGTGGCTAACGACAGCATACCGTATAATGATATCATAAATAGAACCTATAGCCCCGATATGCCTATAAAAACTGGATATCTTGCAGTATTTGAAAACTATAATGGGATCCCAAAATCATATATCAATAATGGTTTTGTTTGGAGCTACGCCAATGGTTTAAACGCTTCAAATTCACTTAGGGCAAGTATGCTCAGTAGCAAAAAAGGATCTGCCACATCAGAGCTTATTGGACCCCTTACCAATATTTCTGCTTTGAAAATATATTATAGACCAACAGCTAACATGCCCAAAACTGATACGGTATTTATTAAAATCTCTACCGACTGCGGAGCAAGTTTCCAAACTATATATAAAATACTAACGGCTAATTCCAGTTCTTTTAGTTATAGTAGTTTTCAATTTGACCTTGGTAAATATGCGGGTAATAATCTCATCGTTAAAATAATCACATCCCCTCATTCAGCTTCTAACTATAGTATGGATTTTGATAATTTTGCCGTTGCAGATAAGCCACAAATAAATTTAGGTAACGATACTGTTGTTTGCGATAAAATCACTTTATATGGAAATCCCTTACATAAAAAATGGGATATGGTATGGAACAAATACAAAGCAACAGAAGACACTTTAGTGGCTAAATCTTCTGGAAATTATTGGTGTACCGCAACCGATTCTATATATGGAATTTCTAATTCTGATACCGTGCATGTGGATGTATATCCCACTCCCAATGTTAAGTTCGGCCCTGACCAAATTCTTTGTATTGGAAATACTGTTACCCTCAATCCAGGTAAGTTTAATGGATATAAATTAAATTGGAGCACGGGCGATACTACCGCTACTATTGATGTATCAACTGGTGGCACCTACAGGGTTACCGTTACTGCACCTGCAGGTTGTTATGGAATGGATACTATTATAATAACAAGTGTAAATAAACCCAGTGGTGTGAGTATATCAAAAGGTTCACCTTATGATGGAAAGTATAATAGTGGAACTGTAGCGAATCCTGATGATGCGTGTGCAAACAATACCTTAACTTATGAAATAACGCCACCTTCAGGATATACAAATTCTCAATACGGCAGCAACTGGTTTATTACACCCAGTATTATATCAATAAATGGAGCAGCAGCTATTGGAAAATATAGTTTGACAACTCCTACCTCAACAACGAATGGCAGCATCAGTTTCATGCCAGACTTAGCCGACGCCGATTCAACATTTATGATATCTTTTACGGTAAAAGATGCAAATACAACCTGCGATGTTTCTGTAATGCGTTTTTTGAAAGTAAACCCCGCACCCACAGTTAATCTTGGTTCCGACCAAGAGGTTTGCCCAGGTACAGCAGTATATATGAATACAGGTGGAAATTTTTCACAGTATTTATGGAGTAATGCTAGCACTGCTGCTATGATATCCGTTAGCACTCCCGGCAGCTATTGGTTAAAAGTTACCGACAGCAAAGGTTGCTCAAATTCCGATACCGCCGATTTGCTCAATTTTCCTTTGCCTACCGTTAGTTTGGGCAATGACAGAGGTACTTGCTTTGGAAACGCATATATATTGGATGCGGGAAATCAATCGGGATATTTATGGAGTACCGGTGCTAATTCCCAAACTATTAAAGTAACAAAATCGGGAACTTATTGGGCTGAAGTATATAGTAATGATGGCTGCACTGCCCGTGATACGGTAGTTATAGAAATATTGCCAAAACTAAAAGCCACATTTAGTTATACCAAAAACACACCTACAGCTATAAAGTTCACACCCGATTCTACACAATATAATATATATAATTGGAATTTTGGCGACAGCAGTTCTTCCAATTTAATGTCTCCTGTTCATTCTTATAATAATGATGGAAGTTATATAGCAAAATTAAATGTAATTGCTAAATATGGATGTACCGATTCAGCCACAACAACTATAAATATCAATACGGCAATTAACCAAGTACAAACGATTGCCAATGAAGTTTCGGTATTCCCAAACCCCTATAATCATGAAGCAAATCTGAATTTCACTTTAGCTAAAAACAGCCAAGTAAATATAGAACTTTATGATATATATGGCCGAAAAGTAAGCACACTTGCAAATTCAGCAATGAGTGAAGGTAAGCACCAGATCATCATCTCCACCAGTGGCAGTGCACAGGCAGTATATATACTTCATATAATGGTAAATGGACAAAGTACTATTATACGTTTGGTGGATTTGGGTAACTAAATAAAAAAATACAAATTAAAGCCCGTTCCGAAATTTTGGAACGGACTTTAATTTTAAAATTTTACAAAAATAAATTTGTTTTAATGAATTATAATACTTTCATTTGTCCTTAAATAAATATGTTACTATGAAAAAATTATTCTTTTATTAATGGTTTCATTCGCATTACATGTTACCACCAAAGCCCAATATTGGATTCCTTCCAATTCGGTTACCACAGCCACACTCAGTCCTGTTAGTATTAGTATACCCACACCTAATACCAATACCACAAATCATTTCTTGATAAGAAGAAATTTACTAAATGTGATACAAAATCCACCACCAACCTATTACACACAAAACTATTTAAGGATTGAAAATTATACGCCACCTATCTTAGGCTTTCCAGCAATTACTACTCCTATATTTACCATAAACGATGATGGATATATAGGGCTTGGCGTAAACGATCCAACAAGTCCTCTGCATGTCAGTATCCCCTTCGATTATAACTTTAAAAGTTTTCACTTTACAAATAATAGTAGGCCTTCAAACATATTAATCATTGGCGGGCAAACCCCTCCTTATGATAGACAACTGTTCTATGTTAATAGGTTATTCCAAGGAAGCTATGGTAAGATACCTCAAACCGATGACCAAGGAATATTTTGGAGCGATGGCAAAACAAAAGCTACCAATGTGAGTGAGAATGTATATGATGAAACCGGTGAAATAACAGGCACAAGAACAGTTACCAACTACTATAATACCAGCTCGGGTTTTGTTATTGCACCTTGGTATAACCCCACAAATACGAGCGATTTTAGAGGACTGCGAATAGCTAATAATGGTTTTGTGAGCATTAACAGCTCTAATAATTTTGGTTATGCTTTGGCGGTTAATGGCACTATAGGTGCTAAAGAAATAGAGTTGGATATAGCTATTAATTGGCCCGATTATGTGTTTGATAGTTCTTATCAGCTATACGATATTGATTCTCTGCGACACTATATAAATGCTAACCACCATTTACCAGGAATTCCCCCCGCAAGTAAAATGCAAGATCAAAAAATGAATGTGGCAGAAATGAATATTGCCTTGCTCAAAAAAATAGAGGAAATGACTTTGTATATGATACAGCTTGAAGAAAGGATTAAAAAAGTGGAAGGGAAATAATAAATGAGAACCTTAAATTTTTTATTAATCTGTATTGTCATATTTGCAAGCTCAATTTTGCATGCAAGAGATATACATGGGTATATTTCTTTTGGGGGGAATTTAGGGTATAGAACAAAGGGGGCTATTACATTAATACTAATAATCAAAAAAAAGTTGGTTTTTACGATTTAAAACTTGGTATTGCTTATAATCTAAAAAAGAATACATTTATTACTGGCATTAAAGCCTATAGGGATATTGATATGGAAACACCTAATATGCTTGGCCATGTTAATCGACACGGATTATTTATAAAATGGAATTATAAAATAAAAAATCAATATTATATTGGTGCTGAATATTCTAGATTAATAGCAGACAAGCATAACACATTTACAAACAACACAATCAATATTTATTCAATATGTGCTGGTAAAACATTGTTAAAGAACCGCATAGGTTTTGAGGTAAAATGTGATTATGTTTCAATAACGCCAAAATGGATGAGCCATTTCAATAATTTTATAATTTTATATGTTAAAATATAATATTATATTATATTATATTATTATTACTTCTAAGTTTTATTAAGTGCGGTGCATTTAATCGACCCAATGATTCTATGAAAAATGTGATTTTAATTCAGCCTACTTTGAATTTTAAAAAAACTTATAGTGGTAATTATTATTTGGATTTACAATATATACGTTTCACAAAACGAAATATTGGTGGGTATGCAGGTGTTGGTTATGGATATTATAGTTCAATCGGCTATTATCAAAAGAAGCCTTACTTTGCTAATCGGTTAATTAATTATGAGGTGGGTGTAGCATATAAAGTTTGCATGGCTAAAAATTTATACAACATAACAACTTTGGGTTATTATCAATTGACCGACAATACTTTAATATATCAAATGGATTCTACTTTTAAAAAATTCACAGGAGTACAAATTGCTGATATTTTATTTGTTCCAATTAATAATCATTTTTACGCTACTATAAATATTGGTTATTCAATTTCTAAAATTATTTTTAACTTTACTGATATTAATAACTATAATAAAATATCAACCATAAAATACAATGCCAATAAAGTATCTTTCCAAATCGCTTTTGCTTATAAATTTTGAATATATGAAAATTATTTACTTATCTATATTTTTTTTATGTGGCATTTGCAAAGGCATCGCACAAAATATGATAATTAATGGCGGATTTGAAGATGCTCAGAAATCTAGTTTTACTGACAATCCCAATGAGTTTCTGGATCCAAGTAATTGTAGTGGAAATGGTTGTAATTGTAGTGGCCATGTTGCTGAATGGGGATCATCGTATGGTTCACCAGATATAACTTATGGCTCACCTAATAGTGGCCAATATGTAACCAACCAATGTGGCGTTAGTGTTATAAGTATATACTCTTTCGATTGTTGCCCCATACCACAACTAAGCACCGTTAATATTGAAATATGCAATAAAAGTTTTTATCAACTGGGCCCGCAGGCTTTTACTTTTCTTAGCACCTACGGTTATATATTTCAATGGACAGCCACAAACCCAACCGATTTAAATTATTTAAGCAGTACAACTATTATAGACCCTTCAATTACATTAGACCCCAATAATCCATTACCTACCTTCCCAATGCATTTATATTTAACAGGTACCAATGCTTGCGGCGTTTCTTTTAGCCAGGAGTATATATTGGATGGCAATCCGCAACAACCCATCGTACATTATATATCACCTGGTTATTGTTGGAATGCATCAGTACAAGCTTATGTATCTTGCAATCCATTTTATCACAGTTCAACACAAATACTCGAATTGCCTTATCAGCTTTCAGACCAAACCGCTCCTCCTTTAACTATAGAGTACAAACAGTTAGTAGTAGAAGTATATAATGGAGGAGTACTTTTAGGCAATCCTATAATATTTAACTATGATGATCCCACTATGATAAATCAATTAAATAATAATTTAACAGCATTGGCAAAAAACAATACTTACAAATTAAATACTCCAATAAACATAGATTGTACAAAATCTATTGGTGTAGTAATTTATTACAGGAGAGATTGCGATATTTTTCCTCTACTTGGATTTGATTATGGCAATACAACTTTATGCATTTACTAA from the Bacteroidota bacterium genome contains:
- a CDS encoding GEVED domain-containing protein, with the protein product MKNTKLISKFLAVAIVLLYTTSVCSSQVCKPSFVGSGLSWGLYTSNVTLDSINNTSTIPANSPFYTYYNTQSTTVKTGYGYWVKVTAGPSTLGYNNIAAWLDFNGNDTFETKEKIGELDDMAASAQDSIYFTVPNNADTGQVKMRVIFSYYYKNITACGTLYYGDCEDYNINIKYVPCTSPPTAGSVITNKNPVCTSDIFTLSLQGSTTGAGQTYQWQKSADYNNWSNIGSAQNQNFISSQGDSTYYRCMLTCGGYTDSTQVLLMVQKPATNCYCNPTSYYPTFVNIGNVSFGKFSNGADTLPDEYNPNVNSGYHDYANIGYIPLIRGDTFPFAVTQISSTLFYSCDITAWIDYNQNGEFEASESIYSGSTTSGLYGNTVRKNITIPASVKTGITGMRVKIEYFSSSTGVCDTAYYGEAEDYNVYIYDQKKIDAYIYNIESPLVKSCYSNAEPVKVAIYNSGTDTLKFANNNMQVHLDMSNLNNASLDTVIKTGYLAPASSMHVGFSSTLDMSKYSGSYDIKATIKVANDSIPYNDIINRTYSPDMPIKTGYLAVFENYNGIPKSYINNGFVWSYANGLNASNSLRASMLSSKKGSATSELIGPLTNISALKIYYRPTANMPKTDTVFIKISTDCGASFQTIYKILTANSSSFSYSSFQFDLGKYAGNNLIVKIITSPHSASNYSMDFDNFAVADKPQINLGNDTVVCDKITLYGNPLHKKWDMVWNKYKATEDTLVAKSSGNYWCTATDSIYGISNSDTVHVDVYPTPNVKFGPDQILCIGNTVTLNPGKFNGYKLNWSTGDTTATIDVSTGGTYRVTVTAPAGCYGMDTIIITSVNKPSGVSISKGSPYDGKYNSGTVANPDDACANNTLTYEITPPSGYTNSQYGSNWFITPSIISINGAAAIGKYSLTTPTSTTNGSISFMPDLADADSTFMISFTVKDANTTCDVSVMRFLKVNPAPTVNLGSDQEVCPGTAVYMNTGGNFSQYLWSNASTAAMISVSTPGSYWLKVTDSKGCSNSDTADLLNFPLPTVSLGNDRGTCFGNAYILDAGNQSGYLWSTGANSQTIKVTKSGTYWAEVYSNDGCTARDTVVIEILPKLKATFSYTKNTPTAIKFTPDSTQYNIYNWNFGDSSSSNLMSPVHSYNNDGSYIAKLNVIAKYGCTDSATTTININTAINQVQTIANEVSVFPNPYNHEANLNFTLAKNSQVNIELYDIYGRKVSTLANSAMSEGKHQIIISTSGSAQAVYILHIMVNGQSTIIRLVDLGN